A stretch of alpha proteobacterium HIMB59 DNA encodes these proteins:
- a CDS encoding amino acid ABC transporter substrate-binding protein, PAAT family (PFAM: Bacterial extracellular solute-binding proteins, family 3), giving the protein MFKKILVVIGLLAFAGFANAESRLQKIQESGKLRVGTTGDWNPMSMIDPSNNSYEGFDIDVVTQLAADMGVELELVPTDWKSIVAGITADKYDISTSASLSPKRALVSGYSNSYFKLATVPLTLKKNLDKFQSWEDINQSNVTVAVTLGTTQEMQAKSYFPNAQIKAIESPARDFQEVLAGRADAHITSNVEAATLVETYPELAIVPVAEPKSPTPLAWLIDQEDQVWINYINHWIELKKAQGFFDGLMNKWNLKSL; this is encoded by the coding sequence ATGTTTAAAAAAATACTTGTTGTGATCGGTTTATTGGCCTTTGCTGGATTTGCCAATGCTGAATCAAGACTCCAAAAAATCCAAGAATCAGGCAAATTACGGGTCGGAACTACAGGAGATTGGAATCCGATGTCCATGATTGATCCTTCAAACAACTCTTATGAGGGATTTGATATTGATGTAGTTACTCAATTGGCTGCCGATATGGGTGTAGAGCTAGAATTAGTTCCAACAGATTGGAAATCAATTGTGGCGGGCATTACTGCCGATAAATATGATATTTCAACGAGTGCATCTTTAAGTCCAAAAAGAGCTCTAGTTTCTGGTTATTCTAATTCATACTTTAAACTAGCTACAGTGCCTTTAACTCTTAAAAAGAATCTAGACAAATTTCAATCTTGGGAAGACATTAATCAAAGCAATGTAACTGTCGCCGTTACTTTAGGAACTACTCAAGAAATGCAAGCCAAGTCTTATTTTCCTAATGCACAGATTAAAGCCATCGAGTCTCCCGCTAGAGACTTCCAAGAGGTATTAGCAGGTCGTGCCGATGCACATATTACTTCAAACGTTGAAGCTGCAACTTTAGTGGAAACGTATCCTGAGCTGGCTATTGTTCCAGTTGCAGAGCCCAAATCTCCCACGCCATTGGCATGGTTAATAGATCAAGAAGATCAAGTTTGGATTAACTATATTAATCATTGGATTGAGCTCAAAAAAGCTCAAGGATTTTTTGATGGGCTAATGAATAAGTGGAATTTAAAAAGCCTCTAA
- a CDS encoding Cation transport protein (PFAM: Cation transport protein~TIGRFAM: potassium uptake protein, TrkH family) codes for MLNLKPIALVGGTVVCAVGFLLFIPLITEIFYQSESWQSYAVPILIYLIVGGSLVITNRNVELKISIKEAFIITVLSWILLAFLSAVPFIYTKVNLSVVDAIFESMSGITTTGSTVINNLDYLPKGILIWRAMLQWLGGIGIVVIALFILPFLRVGGMQLFHLEGDDPYDKFLPKISSVIKKIVILYLFLTLILTILYFSYGMNFFDSLAHSFTTISTGGFSTHDQSFAYFQNDSILLIAIIFMIIGSLPFLVIAQTSLNNIFATIQDHQVRIFLLILFVSIFIIYFFAETYIDGNVFQKIITISFNSISIISGTGYVSENFESWGNYASVLFLILMFIGGCAGSTTGGLKVFRFQILFKYIGLHFKKMLQPHVVIAGYFNNKSIPESTYESVMSFFFLYIFTFASSALLLSFSGLDFLTCISAAASAISNVGPGLGDIIGPEGNYSTLSDYSKTILTATMFLGRLEMLTILILFLPSFWKN; via the coding sequence ATGCTCAATTTAAAACCAATCGCGCTAGTTGGAGGAACAGTTGTGTGTGCTGTTGGTTTTTTACTTTTCATTCCTTTAATAACTGAAATATTTTATCAGTCTGAGTCTTGGCAATCATATGCTGTACCTATACTTATATATCTTATTGTCGGTGGGTCCTTGGTTATAACTAATCGTAATGTAGAACTTAAAATATCTATAAAAGAGGCCTTCATTATTACGGTTTTATCTTGGATACTTCTTGCGTTTCTTAGTGCGGTCCCTTTTATTTACACGAAAGTAAATTTAAGTGTTGTAGATGCTATTTTTGAGTCTATGAGTGGAATTACTACTACAGGATCAACAGTAATCAATAATCTAGATTATCTCCCAAAAGGAATTTTAATTTGGAGAGCAATGCTCCAATGGCTTGGCGGAATTGGAATTGTAGTAATAGCATTATTTATCTTACCATTTTTAAGAGTTGGTGGAATGCAACTTTTCCACCTAGAGGGAGATGATCCTTATGACAAGTTTTTACCAAAAATCTCATCTGTGATTAAAAAAATTGTGATTTTATATCTTTTTCTGACACTAATTTTAACAATTTTATATTTTTCTTATGGTATGAATTTTTTTGATTCATTAGCTCATAGCTTTACAACTATATCTACGGGTGGTTTTTCAACACACGATCAATCATTTGCTTATTTTCAGAATGATTCAATTTTACTGATAGCCATTATCTTTATGATAATTGGAAGTTTGCCTTTTCTAGTTATAGCTCAAACAAGTCTTAATAATATATTTGCAACTATTCAAGACCATCAGGTCAGAATATTCTTATTAATACTATTTGTATCTATTTTTATCATATATTTCTTTGCTGAAACTTACATCGATGGAAATGTATTTCAAAAAATAATAACGATTTCATTTAATTCTATTTCTATAATCTCAGGGACGGGTTATGTCAGTGAGAACTTTGAGAGTTGGGGAAACTATGCTTCTGTCTTATTTTTAATTCTTATGTTTATCGGTGGTTGTGCAGGTTCAACAACAGGTGGGTTAAAGGTATTCCGATTTCAAATACTCTTTAAATATATAGGCTTACATTTTAAGAAAATGCTTCAACCTCATGTTGTAATTGCAGGTTACTTCAATAATAAAAGCATACCTGAGTCAACATATGAGTCAGTTATGAGCTTTTTCTTTTTATATATTTTTACTTTTGCTTCTTCAGCACTTTTATTATCATTTAGTGGTCTAGATTTTTTAACATGTATTTCAGCTGCTGCTTCAGCTATTTCAAATGTTGGGCCGGGGTTAGGAGATATTATTGGCCCAGAAGGAAACTATTCAACGCTTAGTGATTATTCCAAAACAATTTTAACTGCTACAATGTTTTTAGGCAGACTTGAAATGTTAACTATTTTAATTTTATTTCTTCCCTCTTTCTGGAAGAATTAA
- a CDS encoding hypothetical protein (PFAM: conserved hypothetical protein) — protein sequence MYSKTTNGVTVTVTPYFLDDQSSPQESHYVWAYQVNIKNTSPLTMKLNHRNWIIIDANGKIINVQGEGVVGEFPILKPGESFEYTSGTPLKTTNGIMQGFYLMSQDNGEQLKIDIPTFSLDSPYNKKNFH from the coding sequence ATGTATTCTAAAACTACTAACGGCGTTACCGTTACTGTAACTCCATATTTTTTAGATGATCAATCTTCGCCGCAAGAGAGTCATTATGTTTGGGCGTATCAAGTAAATATCAAAAATACTAGTCCCTTAACAATGAAGTTGAATCATCGTAATTGGATAATTATTGATGCGAATGGAAAGATTATTAATGTACAAGGTGAAGGTGTAGTTGGGGAATTTCCTATTCTTAAACCAGGTGAGAGTTTTGAATACACTAGTGGAACACCATTAAAAACAACCAACGGCATTATGCAAGGATTTTACCTCATGTCTCAAGATAATGGGGAACAGTTAAAAATTGATATTCCTACCTTCTCACTGGATAGCCCCTATAATAAAAAAAATTTTCATTAA
- a CDS encoding Mechanosensitive ion channel (PFAM: Mechanosensitive ion channel), which translates to MIIFENFFSQIQSVFINGVFGLSLGELGFILVAFIFALLVRGLIAKFIVNKVKLIVLKTTNSIDDKLFDSLIPPIRLLPIVIVFLVITLYFDVDSTLGLYFQKINSTLSTIFVFWLIHQAVIPFSNLFHKLEDILSKALVLWIIRSLKYLIIFLGSVAVLEVWGIKIGPVIAGLGLFGVAVALGAQDLFKNLISGIMILLEKRFHIGDVINVPGHTEGTVEHIGFRSTLIRKFDSTPITIPNYIFAEAPILNYSNRTNRRINWVIGLEYNSTLEQIKSFTETISNYIKNSSDFLVNDNFKSFVRLDKFNDSSVDILVYCFTATNDWEEFLTIKEKLALKIKQEVEKIGLGFAFPSQSVYIENIKKEDISKI; encoded by the coding sequence ATGATCATATTCGAAAATTTTTTTAGTCAAATTCAGTCTGTTTTTATAAATGGTGTATTTGGTTTAAGTCTTGGTGAACTTGGTTTCATTTTAGTTGCATTTATTTTTGCTTTACTCGTTAGAGGCCTAATCGCTAAGTTTATAGTTAACAAAGTAAAATTAATTGTTTTAAAAACGACAAACTCTATTGATGACAAGCTATTTGACTCTTTAATTCCACCTATAAGACTTTTACCTATAGTAATAGTTTTTCTAGTTATTACCCTTTACTTTGATGTTGACTCAACATTGGGATTATATTTTCAAAAAATTAATAGCACACTATCTACTATTTTTGTATTTTGGTTGATACACCAAGCCGTTATTCCATTTTCTAACCTCTTTCACAAATTAGAGGACATTCTATCTAAGGCTTTAGTGTTATGGATTATAAGATCTCTTAAATATTTAATTATTTTTTTAGGATCTGTAGCTGTCCTTGAAGTTTGGGGTATAAAAATCGGACCCGTTATTGCTGGTCTTGGTTTATTTGGTGTGGCTGTAGCTCTTGGTGCTCAAGATTTATTTAAAAACTTAATTTCTGGAATTATGATTTTATTAGAAAAAAGATTTCATATTGGAGATGTTATTAATGTTCCTGGACACACGGAAGGTACTGTAGAACATATAGGTTTCAGATCTACATTAATAAGAAAGTTTGACTCTACTCCAATAACTATACCAAATTATATTTTTGCTGAAGCTCCAATTCTTAATTATTCAAATAGAACTAATAGAAGAATAAATTGGGTTATAGGTTTAGAATATAATTCAACATTAGAACAAATTAAAAGTTTCACTGAAACAATAAGCAACTATATTAAAAATAGTAGTGACTTTTTGGTCAATGATAATTTTAAGTCATTCGTAAGATTGGATAAATTCAATGATAGCTCTGTAGACATACTCGTATATTGTTTTACCGCAACAAATGATTGGGAAGAATTTTTAACAATAAAAGAAAAATTAGCTCTAAAAATAAAGCAAGAGGTTGAGAAAATTGGATTAGGTTTTGCCTTTCCTAGCCAATCAGTTTATATCGAAAATATAAAAAAAGAGGACATTTCAAAAATTTGA
- a CDS encoding aspartate/ornithine carbamoyltransferase/carbamoylphosphate-binding family protein (PFAM: Aspartate/ornithine carbamoyltransferase, carbamoyl-P binding domain; Aspartate/ornithine carbamoyltransferase, Asp/Orn binding domain~TIGRFAM: ornithine carbamoyltransferase), translating to MKNLLNISDLSKDDFNSILSFASSIKPNTENCLKNKNIGLIFEKNSTRTRLSFQVGINQLQGKYIDIKLEELNLQRVESFEDTFEIMSCYLDALVFRTTNHEKLKLASKYFKKPIINALSDISHPCQAISDIYTLKEHFQKEDGFKIVWCGDLNNVLFSLLESMKYLTSSKIDIFTDKKIYEKNYENFLNLDNISYHFEIDDKILGSADCIMTDVFNSMNDKDDKESLLKRFMVDQELMNKTSDTAVFMHCLPAKIGSEVSNDVIKGSKSIVLKQAKNRMVAQRGIIKWLEL from the coding sequence TTGAAAAATTTATTAAATATATCAGACTTGAGTAAAGATGACTTTAACTCTATTTTGAGTTTTGCTAGTTCTATAAAACCTAATACTGAGAATTGTTTAAAAAATAAAAACATTGGTTTAATTTTTGAAAAAAATTCAACTAGAACTAGACTTTCTTTTCAAGTCGGTATTAATCAATTACAAGGCAAATATATTGACATCAAGCTTGAAGAGTTAAATCTGCAAAGAGTTGAATCTTTTGAAGATACTTTTGAGATTATGTCTTGTTATCTCGATGCTTTAGTTTTTAGAACAACTAATCATGAAAAATTAAAATTAGCATCAAAATATTTTAAAAAACCAATCATAAATGCTTTATCTGATATTTCACATCCATGCCAAGCAATTTCAGATATTTATACTCTAAAAGAACATTTTCAAAAAGAAGACGGATTTAAAATAGTTTGGTGTGGAGATCTAAATAATGTCCTATTTAGTTTACTAGAGTCAATGAAATATTTAACCTCATCAAAAATAGATATTTTTACTGATAAAAAAATTTATGAAAAAAATTATGAAAATTTTTTAAATTTGGATAATATTTCATATCATTTTGAAATTGATGATAAAATTTTAGGCTCAGCTGATTGTATTATGACCGATGTTTTCAATTCAATGAATGACAAAGATGATAAAGAATCTCTTTTAAAAAGATTTATGGTTGATCAAGAACTCATGAATAAAACATCTGATACTGCAGTTTTTATGCATTGCTTACCAGCAAAAATAGGTTCAGAAGTTTCAAATGACGTGATAAAAGGATCAAAGTCGATAGTTTTAAAACAGGCAAAGAATAGAATGGTAGCTCAGAGAGGAATCATAAAATGGTTAGAATTATAA
- a CDS encoding Formate--tetrahydrofolate ligase (PFAM: Formate--tetrahydrofolate ligase) translates to MYTRFCEKGTLVQMSDIEIARAASKIHIRDVAAKINIPEESLVPYGHDIAKINFDFIEKSQSNPDGKLILVTAINPTPAGEGKTTTSVGLNDGLNAIGKKSIVCLREPSLGPNFGMKGGAAGGGYAQVVPMEEINLHFTGDFHAITSAHNLLSSLIDNHIYWGNELGIDQRRITWGRVVDLGDRALRKVNVNLGGISNGFPREDKFDITVASEIMAIFCLATSIEDLQKRIGDIIIAYRRDKSPIYARDVKGDGPMTVLLKNALMPNLVQTLENNPAIIHGGPFANIAHGCNTVIATQTGLKLADYVVTEAGFGADLGAEKFLDIKCRKAGLTPNAVVIVATVRALKSHGGVEKADLNSENVAAVEKGFANLQRHIENIQSFGLQPIVAINSFTLDTEAESKVISDGCDKLGVKAVLCSHWANGSEGTKELAEEVVKIAESSDTSKFKFTYEDDMSLEDKIRSVAQKIYRADDIVIDKAISDQLKGFEESGYGKLPICIAKTQYSFSTNPALRGAPTGFTVPVREVRLSAGAGFIVVVTGAIMTMPGLPKVPSANSIMLDEKGLIQGLF, encoded by the coding sequence TTGTATACCAGATTTTGTGAGAAAGGAACCTTAGTTCAGATGTCAGATATAGAAATTGCAAGAGCCGCCAGTAAAATCCACATTCGAGATGTGGCTGCTAAAATAAATATTCCAGAAGAAAGTTTAGTCCCATACGGACATGATATAGCGAAAATTAACTTTGATTTTATTGAAAAAAGTCAATCAAACCCAGATGGTAAATTAATCCTTGTAACTGCTATTAACCCTACCCCTGCAGGTGAAGGAAAAACCACCACTTCTGTGGGCTTAAACGATGGTTTGAATGCAATTGGAAAAAAATCAATTGTTTGCCTTAGAGAGCCTAGCCTTGGTCCTAACTTTGGCATGAAAGGTGGCGCTGCAGGTGGTGGATACGCTCAAGTCGTGCCCATGGAAGAAATTAATCTTCATTTCACTGGTGACTTTCACGCTATTACATCTGCCCATAACCTTCTCTCATCATTAATTGATAATCATATTTATTGGGGAAATGAACTAGGTATTGATCAAAGAAGAATTACATGGGGTCGTGTTGTTGACTTAGGTGATCGTGCTTTAAGAAAAGTAAACGTCAACTTAGGTGGAATTTCAAATGGTTTTCCTCGTGAAGACAAATTCGATATTACAGTGGCTTCTGAAATTATGGCAATTTTCTGTTTAGCGACTAGCATCGAAGATCTTCAAAAAAGAATTGGTGATATTATTATTGCTTATCGCAGAGACAAATCTCCTATTTATGCAAGAGATGTAAAAGGTGATGGTCCAATGACTGTGCTTTTAAAGAATGCTTTAATGCCGAACTTAGTTCAAACTTTAGAGAATAATCCTGCCATTATTCACGGTGGGCCTTTTGCTAACATTGCTCACGGTTGTAATACAGTAATTGCGACTCAAACAGGTTTGAAACTCGCTGACTATGTCGTCACAGAAGCAGGGTTTGGTGCTGATTTGGGTGCAGAGAAATTCTTAGATATTAAATGTCGAAAAGCTGGACTCACTCCAAATGCTGTTGTTATTGTAGCTACTGTAAGAGCGCTTAAATCGCACGGTGGTGTCGAAAAAGCAGATCTTAATAGTGAAAATGTTGCAGCTGTTGAAAAAGGTTTTGCGAACCTTCAGCGTCATATTGAAAATATTCAATCGTTTGGATTACAACCTATCGTCGCTATCAATAGCTTTACTCTCGACACAGAAGCTGAAAGTAAAGTCATTTCAGATGGTTGTGATAAATTAGGTGTTAAAGCAGTTCTTTGTTCACACTGGGCCAATGGTAGTGAAGGAACTAAAGAATTAGCAGAGGAAGTTGTTAAGATTGCTGAGTCTAGTGATACTTCAAAGTTCAAATTTACATACGAAGACGACATGTCATTAGAAGATAAGATTAGATCTGTAGCACAAAAGATTTATCGCGCTGATGATATTGTTATTGATAAAGCAATTAGTGATCAGCTGAAAGGTTTTGAAGAAAGCGGGTATGGAAAACTTCCTATCTGTATTGCAAAGACGCAGTATAGTTTCTCTACTAACCCTGCCTTAAGAGGTGCTCCTACTGGATTTACTGTCCCAGTAAGAGAAGTCAGACTTTCTGCTGGTGCTGGTTTTATCGTTGTGGTAACAGGTGCTATTATGACAATGCCTGGTCTTCCAAAAGTTCCGAGCGCTAACTCAATTATGCTTGATGAAAAAGGTTTAATTCAAGGCCTATTTTAA